The segment CATGGCCGGCAATGTGTGGGACTGGTGCCGGGACTGGTACCACAAAGCCTTCTGGAGCGGTCGCGCCGGCGAGCAGCCAGACCCCGTGGACCTTGCGCCGGGGCAGAACCGGGTTGTGCGCGGCGGCTCGTGGAAGCTCTACCTACCAGTGAACTTCCGCACGTCGAACCGGGGCAGCGGCAATCCGGCGAACTACAACTACGACGGCGGCTTCCGTTGTGCTTTGCGCGCGGGCTCGCCTTAACTCTGCACTTTGACTCTTTTCCCTTTTCCCGCCGCCGGAGGGCAATTCATTGGCATCGCGATTTGCCGAGAAACGGCCGACGAGGAGCGCAACATGGAATGGCTATCTGCTGGCGGAGTAAGAGGGATGAGATCCGGCGCGCCAACCCGCTGGCCAGGCGCTCACGTGCGCCCGCCCCTGGGTAGCTGGACCGCAGCGGCTGCGGCGCTCTGCTGTGCCGCAGGGTCCTGGGCGGCGGTCGGCGGTACTGCGCAGCCGCAGAAGCGGCCGGGCAAGTCGGTGACATACACCGTGCGCGGCACTGCGGATGCAGCCGGCAGCCGGGCGCCAGTCGTACTGCACGCGAAGCAGCGGACCAACCCGAAAGACGGCGCGGAGATGGTCTGGATACCGCCGGGGCCGTTCCAGATGGGTGACAGCGACCAGTCTGACAACCCGCCGCGTCGGGTGACGCTGAGCGGATTCTGGATGTACAAAAACGATGTGACGGTGACGGAGTATCGCCGGTTCTGCGATGCTACGGGTTGGCGGATGCCGCCCGCGCCGTCCTTCGACCCGACCTGGAGCCAGAGCGATCACCCGATCGTCTGGGTGACATGGGACGACGCTGCCGCTTACGCGAAGTGGGCAGGCTGCGAACTGCCGACGGAGGCGCAGTGGGAAAAGGCCGCTCGCGGCACGGACGGGCGGAAATACCCCTGGGGCAGCGATTGGGACATCTCCAAACTCTGGTGCAGCAACTCCCAGTATGGCGACGCTGGTGGCACGACCGCCGTTGGCCATTACGGCATGAGCCCCTACGGCTGCAGCGACATGGCCGGCAATGTGTGGGACTGGTGCCGCGACTGGTACCACAGAGCTTTCTGGAGCGGCCGCGCCGGCGAGCAGCCGGACCCCGTGGACCTTGCGCCGGGGCTGTACCGGGTTGTGCGCGGCGGGTCGTGGCTCTACGACTTACCGACGGCCTTCAGCGCGTCGTACCGGTACTACGATAGCCCGGCGAACTGCGACGGCTACAACGGTTTCCGTTGTGCTTTGCGCGCGCGTCCCGTTCCGGCTCTGGCCGCGCCGACCACAGCTGTTGCCGTCGCGGCGCCGCCGAGCGAAGCCGGGATCGGCGTACAGCCGCCCCGGCCGGCAGCGCAGGCGGACGTTCCCGCGAAAGGCGCGGTCCGAAAGAACCCGAAAGACGGCGCGGAGATGGTCTGGATACCGCCGGGTCCGTTCCAGATGGGTGACAGCGATCAGGAAGACAACCCGCCGCATAGGGTGATTCTGAGCGGTTTCTGGATGTACAAAAACGATGTGACGGTGACGGAGTATCGCCGGTTCTGCGATGCTACGGGTCGGCACATGCCGTCCGTGCCGATATTCGACTTGACCTGGAGCCAGGGCGATCACCCGATCGTCAACGTGACATGGGACGACGCTGCAGCTTACGCGAAGTGGGCAGGCTGCGAACTGCCGACGGAGGCGCAGTGGGAGAAGGCCGCGCGCGGCACGGACGGTCGTAAATACCCGTGGGGCAGCGATTGGGACATCTCGAAACTCTGGTGCAGCAAGTCCTTGTATGGCGACGCGGGCGGCACGACGGCGGTGGGCCACTACGGCATGAGCCCGTACGGCTGCAGCGACATGGCCGGCAATGTGTGGGACTGGTGCCGCGACTGGTACCACAGACCTTTCTGGAGCGGCCGCGCCGGCGAGCAGCCGGACCCCGTGGACCTTGCGCCGGGGCAGCTCCGGGTTATTCGCGGCGGATCGTGGTACGAGGGCAAGCCAGGGGTCTTCCGCTCGCCGTACCGGTGGGACCGCTTCCCGGCGGACAAGGACTCCACCTTCGGCTTCCGTTGTGCTTTGCGCGCGGGCTCGCCTTAACTCTGCACTTTGACTCTTTTCGCTTTTTCCCGGCGTCGGAGGGCGGTCGAAAAGTCTGTCAGAGGTGGTCGCTGTGCGCTGTGAGCGCTCCTTCGATTCGCGCGCCCGCACGGGGTTAAGCTGATCGTAGTACCAGCAAGACCCGGCACGCGCATACCGCAGTGAGCGACTCTTGTAGGGCCATGCTAGGGCGCCCATTCAAAACGCAAGCACTCGGCCATGGGGCCTTGCATGGCCGCTGCGCCGCTGTAACCCGGGGCAAGGTCGCCACACGCCACCGTCCAGAGGCCGCCGATGCCGTCAGCTTCGGAGGTCAGGTCGAGTTCAAAGCGGCTCAACGGGTCCAGCGGAACATCAAACGCTTTCAAATCCAGATAGAGGCCGGCGCCAACCGCCTTGATCATCGCCTCTTTGCGGGTCCAGCAGTCGAAAAATGCCCGCTCGTGCTCGGCTCGCGGCAGCGCGGTTAGAATCGCAACTTCGGCCGGGGAGAAGAAGGCATCGGCCACGGTCAGGTAGTCGTCGGTCAGGGCGTTACGCTCCACGTCCACGCCAACGCGCCCGCCGGCTGCAATGGCGAAGGCGCACCAATCGCCGCTGCGTGATGCGTTGAATTGCAATCCGCTCTGTTCGGCGCTGCCGGCAAGGTGGGGCTTGCCGAGCGCGCCGGTGCGAAACTCAATCTCTCCCGGCGGCATACCGAGGTAGTCGCCCAGTACGCGACGGAGAATGCCGTGCATGGCAACAAAGCGGTCACGATCAACCGGCTGCACGAACGCGGCTGCGCGGGCAAGCTCCTCGTCGTTGAGCACGCCGGCATCCGCTTCGCGAACACGCCACCACGCGTCGGTCCGGGCGCGCCATACATGCAATACGTGTGGGGCGGGACCTTCGACGCGACTCGATACGGCGGTCCACTCCGTTACTGCTGGTCCCGCGCTCCCTCGCGATTTCGCTGCAGACACGCCTTCAGCCTCTCTGCCAGAAATCGTACACGGGGCTCGGCCATGATCGCGCCATGATATCCCGGCACCACATGTACTTCGATGCCGCCCTCAGCCAGTCCTGCCCAGCCTAAATTCGGGTCCTCTACGACGCCGGTTGGCTGGCGGCTGCCGTTGAACAGGGTGATCCGGCCGGCATACGTTGACGGCCGATAGGCAGCGGCTGCACGGCGCACGTAGTGCGGTTTTGCCTCCAGCTCCGGCGGTACCGGCCGGCCCGCGGCGCGGCGCAATCGCCGGGCCGCAGCCTTCATGTGGCCCTCAATGGCCCACTGCGCCTCCAGGCGGGCCCGCCGCGTTTTGTCCCGTACGTATGCCGCCCGTCGACCTGGCGGCAGCAGCCGGAGGCTGCCGATGTGGTGCTCCACAACCCGGGCCATGTTGCCCAGTTTTTGACGGAGTTTGCCGAAGCCCTTGCGGAATACCGGGTAGTCGGGATGGAACGCGTCAAACATCGCCACGATTCCCAGCGTCTGGCCGGCGGCCGCCAACTGCCTTGCCATCTCAAAAGCAATCATGCCGCCTAGTGACGAGCCGCCGATGTAGTACGGGCCTTCCGCCTGGATCATCCGGATTTCGCGCACGTAGTCGGCGGCCATCGCCTCCACGCTTTCGTGCGGCGGAAGCTTTCCGCCGACATGCCGCGCCTGAAGCGCATAGAATGGCTGGTCGGCGCCCAGCCGGTTCGCCAGATCGCGGTACCACAGAACTTCCGATCCGGCAGCGTGTACGCAGAAGAACGGTGGCAGCGAGCCTTCGGTTTGAATCGCCACCAGCGAAGCAAACCCGGCCTCGGGGTGGCCGCTCTCGATTACGGTTGCAAGCTCGCGCACTGTTGGGTACCGGAACAGCGTGGCCAGCGGCAGCCGCTCGCCAAACACCTTTTCAATCTGCGCGAACAGACGCACCGCCGTGAGGGAGTGACCGCCCAGCGCAAAGAAGTTGTCCAGCGCGCCAACCGTGCGAACGCCGATCACGTTCTCCCACAGCCGTGCCAACTGCCGCTCCACACGAGTTTGCGGCTCCGACCCGGCAGCGCCGGCGGGCGCCGGGTCCATTTCCGGGTTAGGTAGCTGCTTTCGATCCGCCTTACCGCTGCTATTGGTTGGAATGCGTTCAACCCGCTGGAACACCGCCGGCGCCATGTAGTCCGGCAGCGTGGTGAGCAGGTGCTGCCGCAACGCGCCCGGCTCCAGTTCGTGCTCGGCGGTGTACCACGCCACAAGGCGCTCGTCTCCATTCGTATCGCTCCGCACACCAACGGCACACGCGCCAATGCCGGCAAAAGCGCCGAGCGCGCTCTCGACTTCGCCCAGCTCAATTCGAAATCCGCGCAGCTTAATCTGGTCGTCGAGGCGGCCCAGAAAGTCCAGTTCGCCATCTGCCCGCATCCGCGCGGCATCGCCGGTCCGGTATAGTCGCCGGCCGCCGAGTCCGGGAAATGGATTCTCCACAAACTGTTCGGCCGTTCGCTCCGGCTGATTGACGTACCCTTCGGCCAACCCTTCGCCGCCGATGTACAGTTCGCCGGGAATCCCCACCGGCATAAGCTGCATGCCGCCATCCAGGACGACCAGCCGGACGTGCGGCAGTGGGGCGCCAATACAGACGGCGGCCGTGAGGGCATCATCGGCGGTTACCCGGCGTCGAGATGCCCAGATGGTTGCCTCCGTTGGGCCGTAGACGTTCCACACCGGCACGCCCAGCGCGAGCGCAGCCGGAACCAGCGAGCCGGGAAAGGCTTCGCCTCCTACGCTGAGCATCCGAAGCGCTGGTGCGCGCTCAGCGCCGGGCGCCAACGCCGCGCCACAGAGCAGCTGCAGCGCGGATGGCGTGATCTGCACCACGCTCACGCCGGCGTCAACGATCAACTTCCAGAGCGCATCACCATCCATCGCCGTGTTTGCCGGCGCCAGCACAAGCCGGGCGCCGCTGCTGAGTGCGTTCCAGATTTCCCATCCGCTCACGTCAAAGCCAACGCTGTGGATCCCGGAGAAGACGTCTTCGGAAGAGAAACCGAACGGTGCGCGGCAGCTCTGGATGCGGCCCGCAAGGCTGCGGTGCGAAATCGCCACTCCCTTCGGACGGCCGGTGGACCCAGAGGTGAACAGAATATAGGCCGCATCGTCGGGCCGGCACTCCCGGTGGCGACAAGATGCGGCCGGCACGCTGCCGGCATCGTCGGGCGTCAACACAGCTCCGGCATAGCCGGCCTGTGCCGGAATCTGGCGGTCCGCCGTGATAAACGCCTTCGGCGCTGCGTCTTCCAGCATCTCGTGGATCCGCGCCGCAGGAAGAGTAGGCTCCATCGGCACGTACGCGGCGCCGGCTTTCCATGCGCCGATCAGCGCCGCGATTATATCGGTCGATCGCGGCAGACAGACGGCCACGGCGTCTCCGGGCTGCACCCCGGCCTGCTGCAGGACGGCGCCGAATTGCCGCGCGCGATCGTCCAGTTCACCATGGCTGAGGCGACTCGAGCCGAACCGGAGCGCCTCGGCGGCGCCGCGCGTATGCGCCCACTCGGCAAGCACCGCCGGCAGCAGCGGTGGCGGCAGCAATTCGGGGGTATCGCGCGACCATCCGGCCTCCAACTGCCGGTTTTCGTCGCCAGTGAGGAGCGGCAGCGAGCCTATTTCGCTGTCGGCTTGCCGGATTCCACCGCGCAAGAGGGTGCAGTAGTGGCCAAGCAGGCGGTCGATGAAATCCGGGTCAAACAGGTCGGTGCAGAACTCGCACGTTGCGGACCAGCCATCCGCGCTGCGGGCAACCTGCAGCGTGAGATCGCACTTCGCGCTTCCGTTGTCGGTCTCCACGTATCGCAGCGAAGCCGCGCCCATCGGTATCGGCTCCTCCGGTAAGTCGATCGTCTGAAACATCACGGAGAATATCGGCGATCGGCTCATGTCGCGCGGCAGCAGCAGCCCATCCACCAGGCTCTCAAGAGCCGCCTCCTGCCGCTCCATCGCAAACCGCGTGCTTTCCGCCGATTCGCGGACCAGCGCGTTGAACCGCTGCGATGCCGCGGCGTGGATGCGGAGCGGTACGGTATTGGCCACATAGCCCACCAGCGATTCGCACTCCGGCGTCACGCGATTGGACATTGGAGTGCCGATCGTGATGGAACCGCGCTGCGTGGTGCGGAACAGCAATGCTGCAAACGCGGCCAATGCCGTTGCGAACGGCGTAACACCATGTGCGCGGCTGAACGCTTCCAGCTCGTGGTCCAGGTCCTGTCCGAGCGGGAGAGTCCGCTTCGCTCCCCGGTAGGTAAAGATGCCG is part of the Armatimonadota bacterium genome and harbors:
- a CDS encoding 4'-phosphopantetheinyl transferase superfamily protein → MSAAKSRGSAGPAVTEWTAVSSRVEGPAPHVLHVWRARTDAWWRVREADAGVLNDEELARAAAFVQPVDRDRFVAMHGILRRVLGDYLGMPPGEIEFRTGALGKPHLAGSAEQSGLQFNASRSGDWCAFAIAAGGRVGVDVERNALTDDYLTVADAFFSPAEVAILTALPRAEHERAFFDCWTRKEAMIKAVGAGLYLDLKAFDVPLDPLSRFELDLTSEADGIGGLWTVACGDLAPGYSGAAAMQGPMAECLRFEWAP
- a CDS encoding amino acid adenylation domain-containing protein, whose product is MTQTFYRCGTDAAEVETAGSRFALPEYLARAANNSDRGILHLNGRDSPHPVSYAELLETARCIHGGLRELGCRSGDVALLDIRAPEAFFEALWGCFCAGVVPVPVRTPGDAAVGTTIASRIRSAWDALDRPLLIRDAPSDNEPAAMNPAERAAWRTASVSELRRGSPPGRTEMPLPASAALMLLTSGSTGTPKLVPLSHANIAARSLAEAAVCAIDGADTTLNWLPLDHVVGLVMFHLRDVVLGATQAHGTSAPVLQDPLLWLDWLERYRVTVTWAPNFAFGLANEALDAAPDRRWDLSALRVILNGGETVVRRTASGFMQRLAASGLSETAMHPAWGMSETSSAVAVSTAFRAGRPDDDSPVEVGPPFPGVQFRVLREDGSEAADGETGSLEVRGDTVTDGYYHDPALNAEAFTADGWFRTGDLGILRHGRLTLAGRNKDVVIVNGRNFGCHEIEAAVEVVAGVVPSHAAACAVRLADSDTDSLAVFVSTKGDAADRDRICAEIRARVGALTGAQISVLVLLEPDEFPRTGIGKIARATLRQQWQTGKYVNRTVQIDAAVGDGDEPETDAERMVAAAWQAVLNIPPPGRSAHFFALGGTSLKAARVAARIGEACGRQVPATIAFTHPVLTDMAAALEAEAQPATAIRPRPPGDTAVPCTPPQKRVWFLDRWQPDGAAYVQLLDLRLDGPLDHEALAASLNAIVKRHEALRLLLPATDGEPAQQFATWEFSPLPVTDLRELDPDEREATAKAITYEESRRPFCLETGPLTRWRLLRLGDEEHRLLWTLHHAVTDAASFRLLLQELAANYGALSRGGQPPEVHATQYGDYAIWLDQRLASEPVCRARLELQEWLKEDLEPFELPAQRPRPGIFTYRGAKRTLPLGQDLDHELEAFSRAHGVTPFATALAAFAALLFRTTQRGSITIGTPMSNRVTPECESLVGYVANTVPLRIHAAASQRFNALVRESAESTRFAMERQEAALESLVDGLLLPRDMSRSPIFSVMFQTIDLPEEPIPMGAASLRYVETDNGSAKCDLTLQVARSADGWSATCEFCTDLFDPDFIDRLLGHYCTLLRGGIRQADSEIGSLPLLTGDENRQLEAGWSRDTPELLPPPLLPAVLAEWAHTRGAAEALRFGSSRLSHGELDDRARQFGAVLQQAGVQPGDAVAVCLPRSTDIIAALIGAWKAGAAYVPMEPTLPAARIHEMLEDAAPKAFITADRQIPAQAGYAGAVLTPDDAGSVPAASCRHRECRPDDAAYILFTSGSTGRPKGVAISHRSLAGRIQSCRAPFGFSSEDVFSGIHSVGFDVSGWEIWNALSSGARLVLAPANTAMDGDALWKLIVDAGVSVVQITPSALQLLCGAALAPGAERAPALRMLSVGGEAFPGSLVPAALALGVPVWNVYGPTEATIWASRRRVTADDALTAAVCIGAPLPHVRLVVLDGGMQLMPVGIPGELYIGGEGLAEGYVNQPERTAEQFVENPFPGLGGRRLYRTGDAARMRADGELDFLGRLDDQIKLRGFRIELGEVESALGAFAGIGACAVGVRSDTNGDERLVAWYTAEHELEPGALRQHLLTTLPDYMAPAVFQRVERIPTNSSGKADRKQLPNPEMDPAPAGAAGSEPQTRVERQLARLWENVIGVRTVGALDNFFALGGHSLTAVRLFAQIEKVFGERLPLATLFRYPTVRELATVIESGHPEAGFASLVAIQTEGSLPPFFCVHAAGSEVLWYRDLANRLGADQPFYALQARHVGGKLPPHESVEAMAADYVREIRMIQAEGPYYIGGSSLGGMIAFEMARQLAAAGQTLGIVAMFDAFHPDYPVFRKGFGKLRQKLGNMARVVEHHIGSLRLLPPGRRAAYVRDKTRRARLEAQWAIEGHMKAAARRLRRAAGRPVPPELEAKPHYVRRAAAAYRPSTYAGRITLFNGSRQPTGVVEDPNLGWAGLAEGGIEVHVVPGYHGAIMAEPRVRFLAERLKACLQRNREGARDQQ
- a CDS encoding SUMF1/EgtB/PvdO family nonheme iron enzyme; amino-acid sequence: MRSGAPTRWPGAHVRPPLGSWTAAAAALCCAAGSWAAVGGTAQPQKRPGKSVTYTVRGTADAAGSRAPVVLHAKQRTNPKDGAEMVWIPPGPFQMGDSDQSDNPPRRVTLSGFWMYKNDVTVTEYRRFCDATGWRMPPAPSFDPTWSQSDHPIVWVTWDDAAAYAKWAGCELPTEAQWEKAARGTDGRKYPWGSDWDISKLWCSNSQYGDAGGTTAVGHYGMSPYGCSDMAGNVWDWCRDWYHRAFWSGRAGEQPDPVDLAPGLYRVVRGGSWLYDLPTAFSASYRYYDSPANCDGYNGFRCALRARPVPALAAPTTAVAVAAPPSEAGIGVQPPRPAAQADVPAKGAVRKNPKDGAEMVWIPPGPFQMGDSDQEDNPPHRVILSGFWMYKNDVTVTEYRRFCDATGRHMPSVPIFDLTWSQGDHPIVNVTWDDAAAYAKWAGCELPTEAQWEKAARGTDGRKYPWGSDWDISKLWCSKSLYGDAGGTTAVGHYGMSPYGCSDMAGNVWDWCRDWYHRPFWSGRAGEQPDPVDLAPGQLRVIRGGSWYEGKPGVFRSPYRWDRFPADKDSTFGFRCALRAGSP